A genomic region of Candidatus Pseudomonas phytovorans contains the following coding sequences:
- a CDS encoding helix-turn-helix domain-containing protein — translation MNKIPNYALYGETAQPVWHEALHVEQISQRSGAHNWEIAAHRHEGLLQLLYLQSGGGEVLFDSDRLQVQAPCVVYVPAQVVHGFHWAGQVEGQVITAAQHPLESIAQVLAPNLLVQLRKPQVIALPSWPADEDPLLPLCMALREEYHNRAREHVASSMALLLTLVIQVLRHEPQLPHGEQRPVSRRSQQLTSFREQVDMHYRAHWPLADYAAELGMTLATLGRLCQEHLGMTPMSVINARLVLEAKRMLGHSSLSVKEIAHELGFADVGYFSRFFRKHAGVSPSGFREGQ, via the coding sequence ATGAACAAGATCCCCAACTACGCCCTGTACGGTGAAACCGCACAACCGGTGTGGCATGAAGCCCTGCATGTGGAGCAGATCTCCCAGCGATCTGGCGCCCACAACTGGGAAATTGCCGCACACCGTCATGAAGGCTTGCTGCAACTGCTATATCTGCAGAGCGGCGGCGGTGAAGTGCTGTTCGACAGTGACCGGCTCCAGGTGCAGGCACCATGCGTGGTGTATGTGCCGGCTCAGGTGGTGCATGGTTTCCATTGGGCCGGCCAGGTCGAGGGCCAGGTGATCACCGCCGCTCAGCACCCGCTGGAAAGCATTGCCCAGGTGCTGGCACCCAACCTGCTGGTGCAACTGCGCAAACCGCAGGTGATCGCCCTGCCATCATGGCCAGCCGACGAAGACCCCTTGCTGCCGCTGTGCATGGCCTTGCGCGAGGAGTACCACAACCGCGCCCGCGAGCATGTGGCCAGCAGCATGGCGCTGTTGCTGACGCTGGTGATTCAGGTGCTGCGCCATGAGCCGCAGTTGCCCCACGGTGAGCAACGCCCAGTGTCAAGGCGCAGTCAGCAGCTGACCAGTTTTCGTGAGCAGGTGGACATGCACTACCGCGCGCACTGGCCACTGGCGGACTATGCCGCCGAGCTCGGCATGACCCTGGCTACGCTGGGGCGGTTGTGCCAGGAGCACCTGGGCATGACGCCAATGAGCGTGATCAATGCCCGGCTGGTGCTGGAGGCCAAGCGCATGCTGGGGCATTCGAGCCTTAGCGTGAAAGAGATCGCCCATGAGCTGGGGTTTGCCGATGTGGGGTATTTCAGCCGGTTCTTTCGCAAGCATGCGGGGGTTAGCCCTAGCGGCTTTCGCGAGGGCCAGTAA
- a CDS encoding SDR family NAD(P)-dependent oxidoreductase, which yields MHNNKIPSQWLGLDSAVCVVTGAAGGIGAALAAALVEQQAHVVLLDRDLDKCRELAATLGEHSVGEVSALGCDIADPASVEQAAAQIQALHGRCDVLVNNASVLRPGALDVLTLEQWNQVLAVNLTGYLLCAQAFGRSMLAREQGRIVHVASIAAHYPQPNSGAYSAAKAGVSMLSRQIAVEWGPRGVRSNAVCPGLIRTPLSAAFYADPQIERQRSAMTANQRIGEPQDIAEAVLFLASPRADYINGAELTVDGGLESMPMALIPRPGFEGARS from the coding sequence ATGCACAACAACAAGATCCCCTCTCAATGGCTGGGCCTGGACTCGGCCGTCTGCGTGGTCACCGGCGCCGCCGGTGGTATTGGCGCGGCGCTGGCCGCTGCCCTGGTCGAACAGCAGGCCCATGTGGTGCTGCTGGACCGTGACCTGGACAAATGCCGTGAACTGGCGGCCACCCTGGGTGAACACAGTGTCGGTGAGGTCAGCGCCCTGGGCTGCGACATCGCCGACCCGGCCAGCGTGGAGCAGGCCGCTGCCCAGATTCAGGCGCTGCATGGGCGCTGCGATGTACTGGTCAACAATGCCAGCGTGCTGCGCCCCGGTGCGTTGGACGTGCTGACCCTGGAGCAATGGAACCAGGTACTGGCGGTCAACCTCACGGGCTACCTGCTGTGCGCCCAGGCCTTTGGCCGCTCGATGCTGGCCCGGGAGCAGGGCCGTATCGTGCACGTGGCCTCGATCGCTGCCCATTACCCGCAACCCAACAGCGGTGCGTACAGTGCGGCCAAGGCCGGGGTCAGCATGCTTTCGCGGCAGATTGCCGTGGAATGGGGGCCGCGAGGTGTGCGCAGCAACGCAGTCTGCCCAGGGTTGATCCGCACACCTTTGTCGGCAGCGTTTTATGCCGACCCGCAGATCGAACGCCAGCGCAGCGCCATGACGGCCAACCAGCGCATTGGTGAGCCGCAGGATATCGCCGAAGCCGTGCTATTCCTGGCCAGCCCGCGCGCCGACTACATCAACGGTGCAGAGCTGACCGTGGATGGGGGGCTTGAAAGCATGCCCATGGCGCTGATCCCGCGCCCAGGCTTTGAAGGGGCACGCTCATGA
- a CDS encoding NIPSNAP family protein, with the protein MDKAVVDHRIYTIRPRCMAAFLEAFDQLAMPILLRHLGAPLAFYTSSIGPLNQVVHLWGYDSLDDFEARSAARDADPDFAAYLHATRDLVVAQETRIIRPVRFRSLG; encoded by the coding sequence ATGGACAAGGCTGTGGTCGATCACCGCATCTACACCATTCGCCCGCGCTGCATGGCGGCCTTTCTTGAAGCCTTCGACCAGTTGGCGATGCCGATATTGCTGCGCCACCTTGGCGCACCGCTGGCGTTCTACACCAGCAGCATCGGGCCGCTGAACCAGGTGGTGCATCTGTGGGGGTATGACAGCCTCGATGACTTTGAAGCACGCAGCGCGGCGCGCGATGCCGACCCGGACTTTGCCGCTTACCTGCACGCCACCCGCGACCTGGTGGTGGCGCAGGAAACACGGATCATCAGGCCAGTGCGCTTTCGCAGCCTGGGTTGA
- a CDS encoding amidase: MKPLAIDPIVALDAEALSQAIHARQVSCREVMQAYLAHIERCNPQVNALVSLRPGEAVLAEADERDRELQQGHSRGWMHGMPQAIKDLAATAGLRTTLGSPLFAEQVPEHDAISVARVRASGALIVGKSNVPEFGLGSQTYNTLFGTTTNAYDPQRVAGGSSGGAAAALAMRLLPVADGSDMMGSLRNPAAFNNVFGLRPSQGRVPHGPALELFVQQLATEGPMGRSVVDVARLLSTQAGVDAQVPLSLSEGRRDFAAGLQRDFRGVRVGWLGDYNGYLPMDDGVMGLCEAALADFAELGCRVEACQPAFDPARLWQCWLTHRHFLVHGNLGAAYADPARRALLKPEAQWEVEGALQLSAASLYQASLERSDWYRALASLFECYDYLLLPSAQVFPFEATLAWPQVVGGRAMDTYHRWMEVVIGPTLAGLPSISVPVGFNSAGLPMGLQIIGPAQADHAVLQLAYAHEQLTRWVERRPPPCLLA, from the coding sequence GTGAAGCCGCTAGCGATCGACCCTATCGTTGCCCTCGATGCCGAGGCGTTGTCCCAGGCCATCCATGCCCGCCAGGTATCGTGCCGGGAGGTGATGCAGGCCTATCTGGCCCATATCGAACGTTGCAACCCGCAGGTCAACGCACTGGTGTCGCTGCGCCCGGGCGAGGCGGTGTTGGCCGAGGCCGATGAGCGTGATCGTGAGCTGCAGCAAGGCCATTCCCGCGGCTGGATGCACGGCATGCCCCAGGCAATCAAGGACCTGGCTGCCACTGCCGGGCTGCGCACCACCCTGGGCTCGCCGTTGTTCGCCGAACAGGTACCCGAGCATGATGCGATCAGCGTGGCGAGGGTGCGGGCGAGCGGGGCGCTGATTGTTGGCAAAAGCAACGTGCCCGAGTTCGGCCTCGGTTCGCAAACCTACAACACCCTGTTCGGTACCACCACCAATGCCTACGACCCGCAGCGGGTGGCCGGCGGCAGCAGTGGCGGGGCGGCAGCGGCGCTGGCCATGCGCCTGCTGCCAGTGGCTGACGGCAGCGACATGATGGGTTCGCTGCGCAACCCGGCGGCGTTCAACAATGTGTTCGGCCTGCGCCCGTCGCAGGGCCGTGTGCCCCATGGCCCGGCGCTTGAACTGTTCGTGCAGCAACTGGCGACCGAAGGGCCGATGGGGCGCAGCGTGGTGGATGTGGCGCGGCTGTTGTCGACCCAGGCGGGCGTTGATGCACAGGTGCCGCTGTCGTTGAGCGAGGGCCGCCGCGATTTCGCCGCAGGGCTGCAGCGCGATTTCCGTGGCGTGCGGGTTGGCTGGCTGGGTGACTACAACGGCTACCTGCCGATGGATGACGGAGTGATGGGCCTGTGCGAGGCAGCGTTGGCCGATTTTGCCGAGCTGGGCTGCCGGGTAGAGGCTTGCCAACCAGCATTCGACCCGGCGCGTTTGTGGCAATGCTGGCTGACCCACCGCCACTTCCTGGTGCACGGCAACCTTGGCGCGGCCTATGCCGACCCAGCCAGGCGCGCCTTGCTCAAGCCTGAAGCGCAATGGGAAGTGGAGGGTGCCTTGCAGCTGAGCGCGGCATCGCTGTACCAGGCTTCACTGGAGCGCAGCGATTGGTATCGCGCCTTGGCCAGCCTGTTCGAATGTTACGACTACTTGCTGTTGCCGTCTGCCCAGGTGTTCCCTTTCGAGGCAACGCTGGCATGGCCGCAGGTCGTCGGTGGGCGGGCGATGGACACCTACCATCGCTGGATGGAGGTGGTGATCGGGCCGACCCTGGCCGGTTTGCCGAGCATCAGCGTACCGGTCGGCTTCAACAGCGCCGGTTTGCCAATGGGCCTGCAGATCATTGGGCCAGCCCAGGCCGACCATGCCGTATTGCAACTGGCCTACGCCCATGAACAGCTGACCCGCTGGGTTGAACGACGACCGCCACCGTGCCTGTTGGCCTGA
- a CDS encoding FAD-dependent oxidoreductase, with translation MSTRHCDVLVVGAGAGGLATAIAAKKHGLEVIVIEKDDCFGGTTAFSGGVLWVPGNRHGANDSPEAAMTYLRNETGACFDAAGVEAFLRYGPQMVDFFERETAVKFVPTLYPDYHPQVEGGVDVGRSILAAPYDIRGLGPDMARLRPPLKTITFIGMMFNSSNADLKHFFNVTRSLTSFVYVAKRLLTHLKELALYRRGTQVTSGNALAARLVRSALDLGIPILTGTPARQLLREGGRVVGALAGQGDSELRIQARRGVVLACGGFSHDLQRLRQAYPHVRRGGEHFSPVPAGNTGDGARMAEALGAKVDIRLQAPAAWMPVSKVPVGAGRYSAFPHLLDRYKPGVIGVLHSGQRFTNESNSYHDVGAALIEACAGQTETAMWLVCDRRTLAKYGLGFAKPAPMPTGPLLRNGYLLKGKTLAELAGKAGIDAQGLERTVRDYNLGAVQGEDRQYGRGTTSFNRYLADPQQQPNPCVAPVGEGPYFAVKVIMGDLGTFDGLRTSVVGEVLAADGQVIEGLYAVGNDRASIMGGNYPGAGITLGPIMTFGYITGRHLAGVEQGLAASGNAREVA, from the coding sequence ATGAGCACACGACACTGCGATGTGCTGGTGGTCGGCGCGGGCGCCGGCGGCCTGGCAACGGCGATTGCTGCGAAGAAGCATGGCCTTGAAGTGATCGTCATCGAAAAAGACGACTGCTTTGGTGGTACCACGGCGTTTTCCGGGGGTGTGCTGTGGGTGCCTGGCAACAGGCACGGCGCCAACGACAGCCCCGAGGCGGCCATGACTTACCTGCGCAACGAAACCGGTGCCTGCTTTGACGCGGCGGGGGTTGAGGCCTTCTTGCGCTACGGGCCGCAAATGGTGGACTTTTTCGAGCGGGAAACTGCCGTGAAGTTCGTGCCCACGCTGTACCCCGACTATCACCCACAGGTAGAAGGTGGCGTCGATGTGGGCCGCTCGATACTGGCCGCACCTTACGACATCCGTGGCCTTGGGCCGGACATGGCCCGCCTGCGCCCGCCGCTGAAAACCATCACCTTCATCGGCATGATGTTCAACTCGTCGAATGCCGACCTCAAGCACTTCTTCAACGTTACCCGCTCGCTGACATCGTTCGTGTATGTGGCCAAGCGCCTGTTGACCCACCTGAAGGAGCTGGCCCTGTATCGGCGCGGTACCCAGGTCACCAGCGGCAATGCCTTGGCGGCGCGCCTGGTGCGCTCGGCCCTCGACCTGGGTATCCCGATCCTCACCGGCACCCCGGCGCGGCAGTTGCTGCGCGAAGGTGGCCGGGTTGTGGGTGCGCTGGCCGGGCAAGGCGACAGCGAACTGCGTATTCAGGCCCGGCGTGGGGTGGTGCTGGCCTGTGGTGGGTTCTCTCACGACCTGCAACGGTTGCGCCAGGCCTACCCGCATGTACGTCGTGGTGGTGAGCATTTTTCACCGGTGCCTGCGGGTAATACTGGCGATGGTGCGCGCATGGCAGAGGCGCTGGGTGCCAAGGTCGATATCCGCCTGCAAGCGCCAGCAGCCTGGATGCCAGTATCGAAGGTACCGGTAGGTGCCGGGCGCTACAGCGCTTTTCCGCATTTGCTCGACCGCTACAAGCCGGGTGTGATCGGGGTGCTGCATTCGGGCCAACGTTTCACCAACGAGTCGAACTCTTACCATGACGTGGGTGCTGCCTTGATCGAGGCTTGCGCCGGGCAGACTGAAACCGCCATGTGGCTGGTGTGCGACCGCCGCACCCTGGCGAAGTACGGCCTGGGTTTCGCCAAGCCAGCACCGATGCCGACAGGGCCACTGTTGCGTAATGGCTACCTGCTCAAGGGCAAGACCCTGGCCGAGCTGGCAGGCAAGGCCGGTATCGATGCGCAAGGGCTGGAGCGGACCGTGCGCGATTACAACCTTGGAGCAGTGCAGGGCGAGGACCGCCAGTACGGCCGCGGCACCACCAGCTTCAACCGCTACCTGGCCGACCCGCAGCAACAGCCCAACCCGTGCGTAGCGCCAGTGGGCGAGGGGCCGTATTTTGCCGTGAAGGTGATCATGGGCGATCTGGGCACCTTCGACGGGCTGCGCACCAGTGTGGTCGGTGAAGTGTTGGCCGCCGACGGGCAGGTCATCGAGGGGCTGTATGCGGTGGGTAACGACCGCGCCAGCATCATGGGCGGCAACTACCCCGGTGCCGGCATTACCCTGGGGCCGATCATGACGTTTGGCTACATCACCGGTCGCCATCTGGCAGGCGTCGAACAGGGGCTGGCGGCGTCGGGCAATGCGCGGGAGGTGGCGTGA
- a CDS encoding TonB-dependent receptor → MDVKKSTLALAVGSALCLANNAWAAAPVGAVELEQITVTGEKINRTLEQTQSSVVVVTEKQLREKEDHNLVDVFARTPGVYNQSGNENWGIRGVPVSGFEDQGPATLNGAVSVFVDGAVQPNRALTLSPMQLWDTEQVEVFLGPQSTTQGRNSLAGAVVIQTRNPTFDPSFSAQTNVGNYGERGAAVAGGGALVDNKVAGRIAVDYQQGDGYIDNTTLHDDANPTRTANARGKLLILPSDDLDILLTYAHGESRKGDNTVMRENGKVRYYKMTSNTKAFDKLEQDTVSAKVDYRLDDYWSLTSLTANTSSDYDARLDFDQSADANQVVLRKQDGNLFSQELRLNYNGDTLKSFVGAYYGHNTNNFHDRLLFDDSLFGTAKGDTTIENQALFGEINWTFIPRWTLITGLRYDHETNDTDIDQDDFSSPGKVSKSFDAVLPKLGLDYELADGQYLGFMVQKGYRGGGVNMRAGGGHEAYDPEYTTNYEFSYRGSFYDDTLRTRANLYYTDWKDQQVSVLDPNTEFVHVFNAGSSDIKGLEVSVEKDFGEQLTLNAAASVTDGKYKDFVTGDGRDMSGEAFLYSPKYKMALGATYRWNERLTLNTDVVYQSTSPSEYEFDDAGQVTDERRSDNYWLVNFNTEYKITRNIAVSGFVKNAFDKEYITNNRSGDILDVGAPRTVGLALRYDL, encoded by the coding sequence GTGGACGTCAAGAAAAGTACACTGGCACTGGCAGTGGGCTCGGCCTTGTGCCTGGCAAACAATGCCTGGGCAGCGGCACCGGTCGGGGCGGTGGAGCTGGAACAGATCACGGTGACCGGGGAAAAGATCAACCGTACCCTGGAGCAGACCCAGTCGAGCGTGGTCGTGGTCACCGAGAAGCAACTGCGCGAGAAGGAAGACCACAACCTGGTCGATGTATTTGCCCGCACGCCCGGTGTGTACAACCAGTCCGGCAATGAGAACTGGGGTATCCGTGGCGTACCCGTGTCCGGGTTCGAGGATCAGGGGCCGGCCACACTCAATGGTGCGGTCTCGGTGTTCGTCGACGGCGCCGTACAACCCAACCGCGCCTTGACCTTGAGCCCCATGCAGCTCTGGGATACCGAACAGGTCGAGGTATTCCTCGGCCCGCAATCCACTACCCAGGGCCGCAACTCGCTGGCGGGTGCGGTGGTGATCCAGACCCGTAACCCGACCTTCGACCCCAGCTTTTCGGCGCAGACCAACGTGGGCAACTACGGCGAGCGCGGGGCGGCCGTGGCCGGTGGCGGTGCGCTGGTCGACAACAAGGTCGCCGGCCGGATTGCCGTGGACTACCAGCAAGGTGATGGCTACATTGACAACACCACCCTGCATGACGATGCCAACCCCACCCGTACCGCCAATGCCCGCGGCAAGTTGCTGATCCTGCCCAGCGACGACCTCGACATCCTCCTGACCTATGCCCACGGTGAAAGCCGTAAGGGCGACAACACGGTCATGCGCGAAAACGGCAAGGTCCGCTATTACAAGATGACGTCCAACACCAAGGCCTTCGATAAGCTGGAGCAGGATACGGTCAGCGCCAAGGTCGACTACCGGCTGGACGATTACTGGTCGCTGACCAGCCTTACCGCCAACACCAGCTCGGACTACGACGCTCGCCTGGACTTCGACCAGTCGGCCGATGCCAACCAGGTGGTGTTGCGCAAGCAGGACGGCAACCTGTTCAGCCAGGAGCTGCGCCTGAATTACAACGGCGACACCTTGAAGAGCTTCGTCGGTGCCTACTACGGGCACAACACCAACAATTTCCATGACCGCCTGTTGTTCGACGATAGCCTGTTCGGCACTGCCAAGGGCGATACCACCATTGAAAACCAGGCGCTGTTCGGCGAGATCAACTGGACCTTCATCCCGCGCTGGACGCTGATCACCGGCCTGCGCTACGACCACGAAACCAACGACACCGACATTGACCAGGACGACTTCTCCAGCCCCGGCAAGGTCAGCAAATCGTTTGACGCGGTGTTGCCCAAGCTCGGCCTGGACTATGAACTGGCTGATGGGCAGTACCTGGGCTTCATGGTGCAGAAGGGTTATCGCGGCGGCGGCGTGAACATGCGTGCCGGTGGCGGGCATGAGGCTTATGACCCGGAATACACCACCAACTACGAGTTCTCCTACCGTGGCTCGTTCTACGACGATACGCTGCGCACCCGCGCCAACCTGTACTACACCGACTGGAAAGACCAGCAGGTCAGCGTGCTGGACCCGAACACCGAGTTCGTCCATGTGTTCAACGCCGGCAGCAGTGACATCAAAGGCCTGGAAGTGTCTGTCGAGAAGGACTTCGGCGAACAGCTGACCCTCAATGCCGCAGCCTCGGTGACCGACGGCAAGTACAAGGACTTTGTCACCGGCGACGGCCGCGACATGAGTGGGGAAGCGTTCCTCTATTCACCCAAGTACAAGATGGCGCTGGGCGCCACCTACCGCTGGAACGAGCGCCTTACCCTCAATACCGACGTCGTCTACCAGAGTACGTCGCCGTCCGAGTATGAGTTTGATGACGCCGGGCAGGTCACCGACGAGCGTCGCAGCGACAATTACTGGCTGGTCAACTTCAATACCGAGTACAAGATCACCCGCAACATTGCCGTGTCCGGTTTTGTGAAGAACGCCTTCGACAAGGAATACATCACCAACAACCGCAGCGGCGACATCCTCGATGTGGGCGCACCGCGCACCGTGGGCCTGGCGTTGCGTTACGACCTTTGA
- a CDS encoding aromatic acid/H+ symport family MFS transporter, which translates to MNNTLDVRQLIDQQPIGRYQKWVVFLGFLIIALDGLDVAIIGFIAPQLKSDWGLGAQSLGPVLSAALIGLAIGALVAGPLADRYGRKAVLLCSVLLFGIWTLASAFSPNLETLVALRFLTGLGLGAAMPNASTLVSEYAPARSRSLLITLAFCGFSLGAAMGGFVSAWMIPNLGWRSVLVLGGVLPLLVLPLLYWRLPESVTFLVSKGADRQRILTIVRRLAPEHVSADTAFVMPAKTQGTGGSVGIILSPRYRFGTCMLWAGYVLALFLVYLFSGWLPTLVKEGGGFSVSQAAIVTACFQIGGPVGAISVGWAMDRCNPQRVLMLTFLFSGAVIFTIGQMVGDFAWLCAIACAVGFGLNGASVGMNALAAGFYPTEARATGASWMSGIGRIGAVLSAFAGAQMLALGWSFAQVFASLLIPAGLAALTVLLQGWHASRAAHVTNEIRYQ; encoded by the coding sequence ATGAACAACACGCTCGACGTGCGCCAACTGATCGACCAGCAACCCATCGGCCGCTACCAGAAATGGGTGGTTTTCCTCGGCTTCCTGATCATCGCCCTCGACGGCCTGGACGTGGCCATTATCGGCTTCATTGCCCCACAACTGAAAAGCGACTGGGGCCTGGGTGCGCAAAGCCTGGGCCCGGTATTGAGCGCAGCACTGATCGGCCTGGCCATTGGCGCTCTGGTTGCCGGCCCCCTGGCTGACCGCTACGGGCGCAAGGCGGTGTTGCTGTGCAGCGTGCTGCTGTTCGGCATCTGGACCCTGGCCTCGGCCTTTTCCCCAAATCTGGAAACCTTGGTCGCGCTGCGCTTTCTTACCGGCCTTGGCCTGGGTGCTGCCATGCCCAATGCCAGCACCCTGGTCAGCGAATACGCCCCGGCGCGCAGCCGCTCGCTGCTGATTACCCTGGCGTTCTGCGGGTTCTCCCTGGGTGCTGCGATGGGTGGTTTCGTCAGCGCCTGGATGATACCCAACCTGGGCTGGCGCAGTGTTCTGGTGCTGGGCGGGGTGTTGCCGCTGCTGGTCTTGCCGCTGCTGTACTGGCGCCTGCCGGAATCGGTCACCTTCCTGGTCAGCAAAGGCGCAGACCGCCAGCGCATTCTGACCATTGTCCGCCGCCTGGCCCCTGAGCATGTCAGCGCCGACACTGCATTCGTCATGCCCGCCAAAACGCAGGGCACTGGCGGTTCGGTTGGCATTATCCTTTCGCCGCGCTATCGCTTTGGTACCTGCATGCTCTGGGCCGGCTACGTGCTGGCGCTGTTTCTGGTCTACCTGTTCAGCGGCTGGCTGCCGACGCTGGTGAAGGAGGGTGGTGGTTTTTCGGTGTCGCAAGCCGCCATTGTCACGGCCTGCTTCCAGATTGGCGGCCCGGTAGGGGCGATTTCGGTAGGCTGGGCCATGGACCGCTGTAACCCGCAGCGCGTACTGATGCTGACGTTTCTGTTCAGTGGCGCGGTTATCTTCACGATTGGCCAGATGGTGGGGGATTTCGCCTGGCTGTGCGCCATTGCCTGCGCCGTGGGCTTTGGCCTGAATGGCGCGAGCGTTGGCATGAATGCATTGGCGGCGGGCTTTTACCCCACAGAAGCACGGGCGACCGGGGCCAGTTGGATGAGCGGCATCGGGCGCATTGGCGCCGTGCTCAGCGCGTTCGCCGGGGCTCAGATGCTGGCGTTGGGCTGGAGCTTTGCGCAAGTGTTTGCATCATTGCTGATCCCTGCAGGGCTGGCAGCGTTGACCGTTTTGCTGCAAGGGTGGCACGCGAGCAGGGCTGCTCATGTCACGAATGAGATACGTTATCAATAG
- a CDS encoding IclR family transcriptional regulator — protein sequence MGITADSGGVRSVERALAIVDLLGEHQALGLEELHYLTGLPKATASRMLATLQEQGWVYRGLSDRRYRLCARRLFGDRQMRFKRRLVESAAPMLLELSERTGLVVDLSCFDGERLEVMESAIPQVLRKRYPHTCQIVGHHASLFHSAMGRACLGELAVDEVQRLAAHERLRDDAVLRNIEEDAHKGFGQRTEGYWEYPVRLPFLIRAIALPVHADGRLAGSIALHWPLDRAPVERVLNLHLSSLASTVGDVQRALA from the coding sequence ATGGGCATTACGGCAGACAGCGGCGGCGTACGTTCGGTGGAGCGTGCGCTGGCCATTGTCGACCTGTTGGGCGAGCACCAGGCCCTGGGCCTGGAAGAACTGCATTACCTTACCGGCCTGCCCAAGGCCACGGCGTCGCGTATGCTCGCCACGCTGCAGGAGCAGGGCTGGGTCTACCGTGGCCTGAGCGACCGGCGTTATCGCCTGTGCGCGCGGCGGCTGTTCGGTGACCGGCAGATGCGTTTCAAGCGGCGCCTGGTGGAAAGTGCCGCACCGATGCTGCTGGAACTGAGCGAGCGCACCGGGCTGGTAGTGGACTTGTCGTGCTTCGACGGCGAGCGGCTGGAGGTGATGGAGAGCGCCATCCCTCAGGTACTGCGCAAGCGCTACCCGCATACCTGCCAGATCGTCGGGCACCATGCCAGCCTGTTTCACTCGGCCATGGGGCGGGCGTGCCTGGGTGAGCTGGCAGTCGATGAAGTGCAGCGCCTGGCGGCCCATGAACGGCTGCGCGATGACGCGGTGCTGCGCAACATCGAAGAAGACGCCCACAAAGGCTTTGGCCAGCGCACTGAAGGGTACTGGGAGTACCCGGTGCGCTTGCCATTCCTGATCCGCGCCATTGCTTTGCCGGTGCATGCCGACGGGCGCCTGGCCGGGAGCATCGCCTTGCACTGGCCGCTGGATCGGGCCCCTGTGGAGCGGGTGTTGAACCTGCACCTGAGCAGCCTGGCGAGTACCGTGGGCGATGTGCAGCGGGCCTTGGCCTGA
- a CDS encoding citrate-proton symporter has product MQTSSTGVSRTRQVVAAVIGNALEWYDFIVYGFLASIIARQFFPSDDEYASLLMALATFGVGFFMRPVGGVLLGMYSDRKGRKAAMQMIIRLMTVSIAMIAFAPDYLAIGMAAPLLIVVARMLQGFATGGEYASATAFLVESAPAHRKGLYGSWQLVGQCLAVFSGAAMVALVTHLCSPEALDSWGWRIPFVLGLLIGPVGLWIRKHMEEPEEFVEARRQAKGPSPTLWQVLREHRRSLLVSMGLACGATVSFYVVLVNMPTFAHKSLGLPLDQVLLVQMLAVGLMTVVIPLAGALSDRVGRRPVLMAFTLAFFVMVYPLYVWVAAAPSLERLLVMQLLLCTAIGGFFGPAPTALAEQFPVEVRSTGVSVAYNVAVMVFGGFAPLIVTWLTKALGTPVAPSFYVLFACLLTLLGTYCLKEAPRAGKPVAFNLGVKP; this is encoded by the coding sequence ATGCAGACTTCGAGCACCGGCGTGTCGCGTACCCGGCAAGTGGTCGCCGCCGTTATCGGCAACGCCCTGGAGTGGTACGACTTTATCGTGTACGGCTTTCTGGCCAGCATTATTGCCCGGCAGTTTTTCCCGTCCGATGACGAATACGCCTCGCTGCTGATGGCCTTGGCCACTTTCGGCGTCGGCTTTTTCATGCGCCCGGTGGGCGGCGTGTTGCTGGGCATGTATTCCGACCGCAAGGGGCGCAAAGCGGCGATGCAGATGATCATCCGCCTGATGACCGTGTCGATTGCCATGATCGCCTTTGCCCCAGATTACCTGGCTATCGGCATGGCTGCGCCGCTGCTGATCGTGGTGGCGCGTATGCTTCAGGGCTTTGCAACCGGTGGTGAATACGCCAGTGCCACGGCGTTTCTTGTAGAGAGCGCGCCGGCCCACCGCAAGGGCCTGTACGGTTCGTGGCAATTGGTGGGGCAGTGCCTGGCGGTGTTTTCCGGGGCGGCGATGGTGGCCCTGGTGACGCACTTGTGTTCGCCTGAGGCGCTGGACAGCTGGGGCTGGCGCATCCCGTTCGTGCTCGGCCTGCTGATCGGCCCGGTCGGGTTGTGGATACGCAAGCACATGGAAGAGCCCGAGGAGTTCGTCGAGGCGCGCCGGCAGGCCAAGGGCCCGTCGCCCACCTTGTGGCAGGTATTGCGTGAACACCGGCGTAGCCTGCTGGTGTCAATGGGCCTGGCCTGTGGTGCGACGGTGTCGTTCTACGTGGTGCTGGTGAACATGCCGACCTTCGCCCACAAGAGCCTCGGGTTGCCGCTGGACCAGGTGCTGCTGGTGCAGATGCTGGCGGTGGGGCTGATGACCGTGGTCATTCCGCTGGCCGGGGCGTTGTCTGACCGGGTGGGGCGGCGCCCGGTGCTGATGGCTTTCACCCTGGCCTTTTTCGTGATGGTCTACCCGCTGTATGTGTGGGTGGCCGCCGCGCCTTCGCTGGAGCGCCTGCTGGTGATGCAACTGCTGTTGTGCACGGCCATCGGCGGCTTCTTCGGGCCGGCACCTACTGCCCTGGCCGAACAGTTCCCGGTGGAGGTGCGTTCCACTGGCGTCTCGGTGGCTTACAACGTGGCGGTGATGGTGTTCGGCGGCTTTGCCCCGTTGATCGTCACCTGGCTGACCAAGGCACTCGGTACGCCGGTGGCACCGTCGTTCTACGTGCTGTTCGCCTGCCTGCTGACGTTGCTGGGCACCTACTGCCTGAAAGAAGCCCCCCGAGCGGGCAAGCCTGTCGCCTTCAACCTTGGAGTAAAACCGTGA